A section of the Carassius carassius chromosome 17, fCarCar2.1, whole genome shotgun sequence genome encodes:
- the slc19a1 gene encoding reduced folate transporter isoform X1, with translation MVLKVGQSLALQHHYCCNMVEVITCNECTEDVKEDTRTDGNGHTVENVTPEPVIHEIKEDPETQTQKTSTWIWSVVYLCFYGFMVQLKPGEPFITPYLLSTEKNFTREQVTNEINPVLTYSYMAVLVPVFLLTDYLRYKPLLILQSLSHVSIWLVLLLGTSLLEMQFMEFFYGITMAARVAYSSYIFSLIPANVYQRVASFSRSSVLMGVFTSSVLGQICVSLGGVSYRTLSAVSLGFVTFGLLLSFCLPWPKRSLFFNQARLEEQRKEEAAQSELARMKPEENDGSVAAQGRNHKSPPLANSAFVQMLKELKNVVKVPSLRLWSLWWVFNSTGYYLVLFYVHILWYKVYPATENKHVYNGAVEAASTLLGAITSFAAGYVKIRWNLWSELVIGLITAVQAGLLLLMGITDNIWVCYVAYALFRGFYQFLVPIAIFQIASSLTKELCALVFGVNTFLGTVLKTIITIIVADKRGLALNVHSQFFVYFFYFTLLTVVYLGCSAFIITCHYRNQRAQEETTEVAIATELIPMTTAASECTTEQNGASIKT, from the exons ATGGTGTTGAAAGTTGGACAAAG TTTAGCTTTACAGCATCATTATTGCTGTAACATGGTGGAAGTGATTACATGCAATGAATGCACTGAGGATGTTAAGGAGGACACGAGGACTGATGGCAATGGACACACTGTGGAAAATGTGACTCCAGAGCCGGTCATCCATGAAATCAAGGAAGATCCAGAAACCCAAACGCAGAAGACCAGTACCTGGATATGGTCCGTGGTTTATCTTTGTTTCTATGGCTTCATGGTGCAGCTGAAGCCTGGAGAGCCGTTTATCACACCATACCTGCTCAGTACAGAGAAAAACTTCACTAGAGAACAG GTCACCAATGAAATCAATCCAGTCCTCACATATTCTTATATGGCTGTGCTGGTGCCTGTCTTTCTGCTGACAGATTACCTACGATACAAACCTTTGCTGATCCTACAGAGCTTGAGTCATGTTTCCATTTGGCTTGTCCTGCTTTTGGGAACCTCATTGCTGGAGATGCAGTTTATGGAGTTCTTTTATGGCATCACAATGGCTGCCCGTGTGGCGTACTCTTCATACATTTTCTCGCTAATACCAGCGAATGTTTACCAGCGTGTAGCCAGCTTTTCCCGCTCATCTGTTCTCATGGGAGTCTTCACAAGCTCTGTGCTTGGTCAGATATGTGTGTCACTAGGAGGTGTATCATACAGGACGTTAAGTGCAGTCTCTCTGGGGTTTGTCACTTTTGGGTTACTCTTGTCCTTCTGCCTACCATGGCCCAAACGTAGCTTGTTTTTCAACCAAGCACGCCTGGAAGAGCAAAGGAAGGAGGAAGCAGCTCAATCAGAATTGGCCAGAATGAAGCCTGAGGAGAATGATGGCAGTGTGGCAGCACAAGGACGAAACCACAAATCCCCACCCTTGGCAAATTCAGCGTTTGTTCAGATGCTGAAGGAGTTAAAAAATGTAGTGAAAGTTCCCAGTTTAAGGCTTTGGAGCTTGTGGTGGGTGTTCAATTCCACTGGTTactatttagttctattttatgtGCACATCCTCTGGTATAAAGTCTACCCTGCCACAGAGAACAAACATGTTTACAACGGAGCAGTTGAAGCTGCCTCTACCTTATTAG GTGCAATCACATCATTTGCAGCAGGCTATGTGAAAATTCGATGGAATCTTTGGTCTGAACTGGTGATTGGATTGATCACTGCAGTACAGGCTGGTCTACTGCTTCTAATGGGTATCACAGATAACATCTGGGTTTGCTATGTGGCATATGCCCTGTTCAGAGGCTTCTACCAGTTCCTGGTGCCAATCGCTAT TTTCCAGATTGCCTCCTCTCTCACTAAAGAACTGTGTGCTTTAGTGTTTGGAGTAAACACTTTTCTTGGAACAGTCCTGAAAACGATCATCACTATCATTGTGGCAGATAAGAGGGGATTGGCTTTGAATGTTCACTCTCAG ttttttgtttatttcttttacttCACTCTGCTGACTGTGGTTTATCTTGGCTGTAGTGCTTTTATAATCACATGTCATTACCGCAATCAAAGAGCACAGGAGGAGACTACAGAAGTAGCTATAGCCACTGAACTTATTCCCATGACAACGGCTGCTAGTGAATGCACAACGGAACAAAATGGAGCCAGCATTAAGACATGA
- the slc19a1 gene encoding reduced folate transporter isoform X2, with translation MVEVITCNECTEDVKEDTRTDGNGHTVENVTPEPVIHEIKEDPETQTQKTSTWIWSVVYLCFYGFMVQLKPGEPFITPYLLSTEKNFTREQVTNEINPVLTYSYMAVLVPVFLLTDYLRYKPLLILQSLSHVSIWLVLLLGTSLLEMQFMEFFYGITMAARVAYSSYIFSLIPANVYQRVASFSRSSVLMGVFTSSVLGQICVSLGGVSYRTLSAVSLGFVTFGLLLSFCLPWPKRSLFFNQARLEEQRKEEAAQSELARMKPEENDGSVAAQGRNHKSPPLANSAFVQMLKELKNVVKVPSLRLWSLWWVFNSTGYYLVLFYVHILWYKVYPATENKHVYNGAVEAASTLLGAITSFAAGYVKIRWNLWSELVIGLITAVQAGLLLLMGITDNIWVCYVAYALFRGFYQFLVPIAIFQIASSLTKELCALVFGVNTFLGTVLKTIITIIVADKRGLALNVHSQFFVYFFYFTLLTVVYLGCSAFIITCHYRNQRAQEETTEVAIATELIPMTTAASECTTEQNGASIKT, from the exons ATGGTGGAAGTGATTACATGCAATGAATGCACTGAGGATGTTAAGGAGGACACGAGGACTGATGGCAATGGACACACTGTGGAAAATGTGACTCCAGAGCCGGTCATCCATGAAATCAAGGAAGATCCAGAAACCCAAACGCAGAAGACCAGTACCTGGATATGGTCCGTGGTTTATCTTTGTTTCTATGGCTTCATGGTGCAGCTGAAGCCTGGAGAGCCGTTTATCACACCATACCTGCTCAGTACAGAGAAAAACTTCACTAGAGAACAG GTCACCAATGAAATCAATCCAGTCCTCACATATTCTTATATGGCTGTGCTGGTGCCTGTCTTTCTGCTGACAGATTACCTACGATACAAACCTTTGCTGATCCTACAGAGCTTGAGTCATGTTTCCATTTGGCTTGTCCTGCTTTTGGGAACCTCATTGCTGGAGATGCAGTTTATGGAGTTCTTTTATGGCATCACAATGGCTGCCCGTGTGGCGTACTCTTCATACATTTTCTCGCTAATACCAGCGAATGTTTACCAGCGTGTAGCCAGCTTTTCCCGCTCATCTGTTCTCATGGGAGTCTTCACAAGCTCTGTGCTTGGTCAGATATGTGTGTCACTAGGAGGTGTATCATACAGGACGTTAAGTGCAGTCTCTCTGGGGTTTGTCACTTTTGGGTTACTCTTGTCCTTCTGCCTACCATGGCCCAAACGTAGCTTGTTTTTCAACCAAGCACGCCTGGAAGAGCAAAGGAAGGAGGAAGCAGCTCAATCAGAATTGGCCAGAATGAAGCCTGAGGAGAATGATGGCAGTGTGGCAGCACAAGGACGAAACCACAAATCCCCACCCTTGGCAAATTCAGCGTTTGTTCAGATGCTGAAGGAGTTAAAAAATGTAGTGAAAGTTCCCAGTTTAAGGCTTTGGAGCTTGTGGTGGGTGTTCAATTCCACTGGTTactatttagttctattttatgtGCACATCCTCTGGTATAAAGTCTACCCTGCCACAGAGAACAAACATGTTTACAACGGAGCAGTTGAAGCTGCCTCTACCTTATTAG GTGCAATCACATCATTTGCAGCAGGCTATGTGAAAATTCGATGGAATCTTTGGTCTGAACTGGTGATTGGATTGATCACTGCAGTACAGGCTGGTCTACTGCTTCTAATGGGTATCACAGATAACATCTGGGTTTGCTATGTGGCATATGCCCTGTTCAGAGGCTTCTACCAGTTCCTGGTGCCAATCGCTAT TTTCCAGATTGCCTCCTCTCTCACTAAAGAACTGTGTGCTTTAGTGTTTGGAGTAAACACTTTTCTTGGAACAGTCCTGAAAACGATCATCACTATCATTGTGGCAGATAAGAGGGGATTGGCTTTGAATGTTCACTCTCAG ttttttgtttatttcttttacttCACTCTGCTGACTGTGGTTTATCTTGGCTGTAGTGCTTTTATAATCACATGTCATTACCGCAATCAAAGAGCACAGGAGGAGACTACAGAAGTAGCTATAGCCACTGAACTTATTCCCATGACAACGGCTGCTAGTGAATGCACAACGGAACAAAATGGAGCCAGCATTAAGACATGA